The Sphingobium sp. BYY-5 genome includes a window with the following:
- a CDS encoding SDR family NAD(P)-dependent oxidoreductase: protein MDLDLKGRVAIVTGATANIGRAIALDFASEGAAIIAVGRDQEAGEHVVAQCLDRGAERALFVSADLTNPNAALQIAASAEAMGPVAVLVNNVGGNIGAGFFAESDPATWDSDIDLNLGTVLRMTHAVLPAMIDRKSGAIINIGSTAGLVGDYMLPVYSAAKAAVHGFTRVLAKEVGPLGIRVNCIAPYGTISTDPDAFSKGSRFNPDNDFFRKAFAGTSPEDMAKRARQTVLGRPVATAQEVASLALYLASDLAGFITGQVYAVDGGSLL from the coding sequence ATGGACCTGGACCTGAAAGGCCGAGTGGCGATCGTCACCGGGGCAACGGCCAATATCGGCCGCGCGATCGCACTGGACTTTGCGTCGGAGGGCGCCGCCATAATCGCTGTTGGGCGCGATCAGGAAGCGGGCGAACATGTTGTGGCCCAGTGTCTGGATCGCGGGGCCGAGCGCGCGCTTTTCGTCTCCGCCGACCTGACCAATCCGAACGCCGCGCTCCAGATCGCCGCATCCGCCGAAGCGATGGGGCCGGTTGCCGTCCTGGTCAACAATGTCGGCGGCAATATCGGCGCCGGCTTCTTCGCCGAGTCCGATCCCGCCACGTGGGACAGCGACATCGACCTCAATCTGGGTACGGTGCTGCGGATGACTCATGCCGTGCTGCCCGCGATGATCGATCGGAAGAGCGGCGCGATCATCAATATCGGATCGACCGCTGGATTGGTGGGCGACTATATGCTGCCCGTCTATTCCGCCGCAAAAGCCGCCGTCCATGGTTTTACCAGGGTATTGGCGAAGGAAGTCGGCCCGCTCGGCATACGCGTCAATTGCATCGCACCCTACGGCACGATCTCGACCGACCCCGACGCCTTCAGCAAAGGCAGCCGGTTCAATCCCGACAATGATTTCTTCCGAAAAGCCTTTGCCGGGACCAGCCCCGAGGACATGGCGAAGCGTGCGCGCCAGACAGTGTTGGGTCGGCCTGTCGCCACCGCTCAGGAGGTCGCGTCGCTCGCCCTCTATCTCGCAAGCGACCTGGCCGGATTCATCACCGGGCAAGTCTATGCGGTGGACGGCGGCAGCCTGCTTTAA
- a CDS encoding VOC family protein, translating to MINLVRFGTRDLDRAKAFYDEIAALVGATRAFDRPDLVAYRTADSGMLLIGMPFKGDATPGNGTQAGIQAASRAQVNAIHARATALGGTCEGRPGIRGDDPNGFYGAYFRDLDGNKLVVFRFGPPD from the coding sequence ATGATCAACCTGGTCCGTTTCGGCACGCGGGATCTGGATCGCGCCAAGGCCTTCTATGATGAGATCGCGGCCCTGGTCGGCGCCACTCGCGCGTTCGATCGTCCGGATCTTGTCGCTTACCGAACGGCAGACAGCGGAATGCTGCTGATCGGTATGCCGTTTAAGGGTGACGCGACGCCGGGCAATGGCACCCAGGCCGGCATCCAGGCGGCCAGTCGTGCGCAGGTCAACGCCATCCATGCCAGGGCCACGGCCCTGGGCGGCACATGCGAGGGCAGGCCCGGCATTCGCGGCGACGATCCCAACGGTTTCTACGGCGCCTATTTCCGCGACCTCGACGGCAACAAGCTGGTCGTGTTCCGTTTCGGCCCGCCTGATTAA
- a CDS encoding VOC family protein, whose amino-acid sequence MTRNVDKAVTEFKARADVRALHEIEVPVHVWTPQGEGIGVQKLAFVWVEDLNYELIEPKEGDVLALYRDALPADDRLVFHHVCHVVDDWDALMAQVAGQPFPIVLKGGTPNMLQFLYLDTRPWLGHYTEYVWMVPDRWAAMGGR is encoded by the coding sequence GTGACGCGGAATGTCGACAAGGCGGTGACGGAGTTCAAGGCGCGCGCCGATGTGCGTGCGCTGCATGAGATCGAAGTGCCGGTGCATGTCTGGACGCCGCAAGGCGAAGGAATAGGCGTGCAGAAGCTGGCCTTCGTCTGGGTCGAAGATCTGAACTATGAATTGATCGAACCCAAGGAGGGCGACGTTCTTGCCCTCTATCGCGATGCGCTGCCTGCGGATGACCGGCTGGTCTTTCATCATGTCTGTCATGTCGTGGACGACTGGGACGCACTCATGGCGCAGGTCGCCGGGCAGCCGTTCCCGATCGTCCTGAAAGGGGGGACGCCGAATATGTTGCAATTCCTCTATCTCGATACGCGGCCATGGCTTGGTCATTACACCGAATATGTATGGATGGTGCCTGACCGCTGGGCGGCGATGGGCGGACGATGA